The Rhizobium oryzihabitans genomic sequence AGAAATCCCGCACTGGCGGGCGCGTGGAGTGCAGTTCTTTTACGTGCACTCCGACCCGTTTTTACGCCGCGGCCTTGCGGCGGTGAAGAATGCGCTCGCTCCTCAGTGAGGGTCTTTCGTGTAAACGAATGTCGGTACACACCAGTTAAAGCGTATTGCTAGGAGCCGGAGCATCAACCCGAGGGCCATTGCGACGAGCGAGGATATCGCGTGGGAAACCCCCAGGAGGGGCACGATCAAGTAGATCAGGCTCGTAAAGACCGAGACGGTTGCATAGAGTTCCGAACGAAACAAGAGCGGTACCTCGTTGCACAGGATATCCCGAAGTACGCCGCCCAGACATCCAGTCAGCACGCCTGCCGCCACCACGACAACCAGCGGCAGGTTGAGGTTTGACGCAATCTGGCAGCCGATGACGGTGAAGACGACCAGTCCTATCGCGTCAAGAAAAAGGAACATCTTGCGCAGGTGATACATATATCGGGCGATCGGGATCGTCGCCAGCGCAGATAATCCCGTCACGAGGAGATAGCTGGGATTTTCGACCCACGATAGCGGATAGTGGTTCAGAAAAACATCGCGCACGGTTCCACCGCCGAGGGCGGTAATGCATCCAAGCAGAAATACGCCGATCCAATCCATTTCGCGACGGCCGGCGGCGAGTGCGGCTGTCATGGCCTCTGCGACAATCGCAACGAAATAGAGGATGTGGATAATGTCGCTCGCCGGGGGAAAGATCATCAAATAACCTGAAAATTCAGTATCTGCGAATGACATGGGTTCATCGCCTATTCAGTAGTTCATCAAAGGATATGCCTGCGGGTTCCCGAATGACGGTCGAACCCCGAGGAGCGGTGCGGCGCGCGCGATGATGTCGCGCACCATCGGCGCGGCATTGAAGGCCGCCAGGCGCCCGCCACGCTCACCGGAAAGCGGGGCGTCAATGATCGACAGCACCAAATAACGAGGGCGGTGCATGGGGAATGCCGCGAGGAATGTATTGAAGTTCAGGTTCTTCGCGTATTTGCCATCGATAACCTTTTCCGCTGTCCCGGTTTTCCCACCTACATCAAAACCGGCCACCTGGGCGTTTCGGCCCGAACCTTGGGTGCCGTTGTACCAGAACAGCTCGCGGACCTTTGCGCTGGTCGAGGCCTGCAGGACACGTCTGCCGGTGATTTGGTGATGCCTCCCACTGTCGGCGATGAAGGTCGGGTGCCGAAATATGCCACCGTTTACGAGGGCCGCCGCAGCCGCAGCCGTCTGTAACGGTGTCGTGGCCAGACCGTGACCGAAGGAAATTGTTGCGGAATTGATCTTTTTCCAGTTCCTTGGCGCTGCGGGCGAGGCAATTTCCGGTAACTCCGTCTGCATCTTTGACAACAAGCCCAGTCTGAAGAGAAATTGCTGGTGACTTTCCAGGCCAACGAGATCAGCGATCTTTGCCGTGCCGATGTTTGATGAGTAGCGAAAGACTTCCCGGATTGTCAGCGGCCGTCCTCGGCCGTGAAAATCCCTGATGATGAAACCACCCATTTTCAGCGGGCGGGAGGCATCAACGACCGAGTTCAGATTGACGACGCCTGCATCAATCCCCATGGCAAGGGTGAACGCCTTGAAGGTCGAGCCCATTTCAACCGCTGAATTGCTCATGCGGTTGAACCATCCCTTTTCGTAGTCCCTGTCGATCGTGCCATCGGCAAGGCGCCGCGAAGGTTCATTCGGGTCATAGTCGGGGACGGACGCCATCGCGAGAACCTCGCCTGTGTCGACATCGATTACGACGGCACCTGCCGCTTCCGCCCGATAGTTCCTCAAGGCATCGCTAACGACGTTATGCACGATGCTCTGAACGCGCAAATCGATGGACAGCCGGACCGGTTCAAGCTGGGTGGGATCGGTAAGGCCAACTCCACGCAAGTCTGCCAGGCCTTGCCTGTCGAGATAGCGCTCAATGCCCGCCAGCCCCTGATTATCGATGTTGACATGCCCGACAATGTGAGATGCCACTGGCCCGCCAGGATAAAACCGCCGCTTTTCGGGTCTGAATCCGATGCCCGGAATGCCAAGGCGCATGATCTCAGCTTCCTGGCGGGGCGTAAGCTGTCTCCTGATCCACTGAAAACCGGAGTCAGACGTTAGTTTTCTGTGCAGATCAGCCCAATCCAGGTCGGGAACAACAGAGGCGAGCTTTTCGATGGCCTCATTTGCATCAACAACGCGGCGAGGCTCTGCATAAAGCGAGATGAGATTGATATCCGTTGCGATAAGCTGGCCGTTGCGGTCCAGAATGTCGGGGCGGGAGGCGATTATATTGGGAGATCGTGGAATACTCGCCGTCGCGTCACTCTCGGAAAAATAGCCATATTGCAGAAGGCGGACTGCGATCGCGGCATAACCGATCGCAAATGCCACGATTAGCAGGCCCACCCGCTGACGATTTCGAGCGGATGTTTTTGCGCTGCGTTTTTTGGCAGGGAGAACAAGGTATCCGACGGTACCTCTCCTGTAACGAGCAGTCAAAGACATGAAAATACTCCACGCTCAGGTATCGGGAATAGGGTGGGAATGCGGGCAGGTCCAACCGGTCACCGCACGCGCGCAGGACAGACCCTGTCACGCGGCATTTTACACCGCGCCAAATCCCGGAAAATTCGGCAATGGCGCAGGCTTGATCTGCGCATAATCAGGAACGCCACAAGGGCTTGAGACTTTCACTGATAAAGTCCATGGCAACACGTATCCGCGGCGTGTCGCGCACGTCTTCGTGGATCACCAGCCAAACGTCGATCCTGACGCCGGGATCGAGTGGATCGAACCTCACAAGACCGTGTTCCGCGGCGAGGTAGGCGGGCAGCAGTGCCACCCCGCAGCCGCCGGCGGCGGCCGCCGCCTGTATGCGCAGGTCGTTGCTGCACATGAACACCTCGTCGGCGGAAAGCCTGTCATCAAGCCAGCGATAGTGATCCGACTCCCGCATGGTATCATCGTAACTGATATAGAGAGGAGGGCCGTTTCTCGTCGGGTAGGCAGGGTCGGCATAGAGGAAATAGGGCAATTGTCCGAGGCGACGCGCAACCAGCGTGGCTTCGCTCGGCCGCTTCAGGCTGATGGCAATATCCGCCTCTCCCTTGGAGAGGGACATCGCTTCCATGGTACCGACAAGACGGAGCCTTACGTCAGGATGCTGAGATTGCAGCGCGGAGATTTGCGGCGCAATGAAGCTGTAGAGCAGCGATGGCGGCGCGGATACCACGATATCACCTTCGATACCGTTCTGGCCGGAACCGGCGCAGCGGCTCAGAGCAAATGCAGACCTGCTCATTTCCTCGGCGAAGTTCGCGACGTCGCGTCCCATATCGGTCAGTACATATGATCTTGGCCTGCGATCAACGAGCTTCACGGAAAGCGAGGTTTCCAGCGATGTGATGCGCCGACTTACAGTCGTATGATCGACGCGTAGCGCCTTGGCGGTTGCCGTGATCGACCCGTGGTGAGCGAAGGCGGAGAAAAATCGCAAATCTTCCCAATCGACCATTTTAAATTTCCTGAATTAGGTAGAGTTCGTACAAGAACCGCGTAGCGGTATCATCGCGAGAAGGCGGGTCGTGAGGTGCTTGCGCCACACCTGTCGAGCGCGTTGCCCGGTGAAACCGCGTGGAGCTGTTCAATTTTTGAAGGGGACCGGGGTGAAATGCCGCCGCTGAAGCCGGCTGACACGAGCTCCGACGCGCCGGAATGCGTCACGCCTGCCAGGGTCGTGTGCGGCAAATGCAATTGCCGCCACCGTCAATGAAAATGGTCTTGAAACTGCGTCAACGCAATCGACTGTCGATGGGGAAGGGTGACTTCCAGCCATAGGTGCTCCTTGCCCCGTTTTTGGGCTTTTGGCACCCCCTCTGTCATTGGCCTGAGAGATTCGCTCACCTTGTTTCGGCGAACTTACACCATCGGCGCGAGCATCAGCTCGCTTTTCAGAGTTTGTATGATCTTGCAGCGGTCCTTTTGCCTGAGAGTTTCCGGGGTGGTTGCTCCGTCGGCGCCGATGTCGGGAGAAATCGGTCTCTCCCGCTGCTCGATATGTGTTGCCCCACGCCTCAATCACGAGGTCTGGAGCGTTGCGATCTGGCGTTTTCACGACCGAAAGGCCCCAGATCCGCTAAACCGAACTACCGCGAGATATGGTGTCGTTTATGGCGTAAATTTGACCCGCAGCGGTTATTCTTAATCATTTCCCGCTCAGATTGACGTTATCAGATGACCAAAAGGGGTGTTTTCCCTTTCACTCGATCATAAAGATCGATCGCATCCTGCATCAGCATTCTTACGCAACCCGAGGAAGAATTCTTGCCTATGGTTCTCCAGCTTGGTGATCCGTGAATACGATAGAGCGTATCCTTGCCGTTCTGGAAAATGTACATGGCGCGCGCACCGAGAGGATTCCGGGGGCCGGGGCCATTCCGCCTGCTTCAACACTATATGGCTTGAGTTCAGGATTGCGGGCGATCATATCGTCCGGCGCCTTCCACCTTGGCCACTTCTGCTTCCATTGAACGACGGCGCGCCCTTTCCATGATCGGCCCTGAGTTCCAAGCCCGACGCCGTAACGTATGGCTCGGCCACGGGGAAGAACCCAGTAGAGGAACCTCTCATTTGTATCCACGACAATTGAATAGGCAGGCTCTGCGGTGATGTATTCGACCTCCTGTCGGAGGTATTGTGGGTCAATGGCGCGGTAATTGACTGCTGGAACGTCAAAGCCGCCATCCGCCAGCGCCGCATAAATTTCGTCGTAAGCGAAACCGGTACCCGCAGGCTTTGGCCTATTGTCCTTCGCCGTTTTTGGAGCTGTCGTCGTTTCATTTTTGTTTTCGGGCAGGGTAGCCGCGGCAACTTCGAGTTTCGTCTTGGGAACCTGCTCGCAACCTGTGGCCAGAAATGAGCTGATTGCCAAGGTGAGCAACGATCTGCGAGACAAGTGAGAATTGATTTTCTGTTCCAAGGCTGTTCTGCTGTCGAATTCTAGGGGCTATGCCGGGATCGGGGCGGACAACCGGCAAAGCGCCACGGCCCGGATGTCTGCTGCGCGACAGAAACCATGAAATCTGCCCATTCGATACTGCGCAAATGCGCAGATTGGCCCTGCGCCATTCCCGGTAAGAACGGCTTCGGTATGTACTCGGGTCTATCTTGCAAACACGACTTTTTGTCCTCTTCCGATAACTTCCGGGTCGGTCATGAAATCCGTCCGGTAACCGGGGTTGTGTCCCACTTCTGACGCCAATTGATCAAACCTGCCGCGCTTTATACCAGCGTGTCATAGTGCAACATCGCGGCCTTCATGACGTACATCCAGTCTAAAAACACGCGAGTTATCGCTCCATTTTCAAGCGAAATCGTTCTCGCCCGCCGGAAAAACCAAGAACCGGCCAATACCTCAATTGGAGCCCTTGATGCTCCAATAAGCTGTTTAGCCAAGCTGCCAAGCGAAGTAGCTTTGAGCACAGGCGGGTGCTTTGAGTACAGGACAGAAGTCCTCAATGGCGAAGTTAGCATTATCTTTGGCCAAATGTGTCGGTGACTCCGCGTTGGTCTTAACGCGATGCCCCTTAAACTCCAAAGCTCGAGAAGACGAACCTCCTGGCCATGGAGATCCGCAACTTAATGAGCGCAGACTTTTCTTACGGACAGTGGGAGGCAAAGATGCATAGACACTCGGATATCTCGAATATAGGGGTCGTTGAGATTGTTAAGTCAGCGATCGCTGATGGAAGGGCAAGTTTCAACGTCCAATCAGTTCATTCGGTCGAACCATTTGATGCTGTGTTCTATCGCGAATGCTTAGCAACGTTGCAGGGAACAGACGGCTGCCATTATGGCGCGGGTATATTTATTCCGGCGCTTGAGGAGTTGGGATACTGCTCTTTGATTGACGAGAACGTGGTCCGCCTCGCCCTTGACGAGCTGGAAATCGATCCCTGTGCGGTCCTCGGCTGCAATATATCGGCCGATAATTTGCGCAATCGCGAAACGTGGGACCTGATTGCCGGCCAGGTCCGGTCTCGTCCAACACTAGCGTCTCGACTAGTTCTCGAATTGACAGAGACGCGGCCACTACTCGATGTGACACGATCGGTAAACATGCTGAACGAGATGCGGGAGTTGGGATGCCGGATTGCGCTGGATGACTTTGGCGCAGGCTACGCATCTCCGCAACTACTCCGCTTGGTTGATTTTGATATCGTCAAAATCGATCGGTCGTTCTTGCAGCCCACAAGACGGTCTTGCTTGGACCTTGATGCTCTGGCGCATCTTATCAGCTTCGCGTCTTGCTACTCTCCTGTAGTTGTTATGGAAGGTGTCGAGACGATCGAAGACGCGCAATCAGCCGCATTGTGTGGTGCGACACACCTTCAAGGTTACGGAATCTCACTGCCGGTTCCAGTTAGTGCGAACAAAACTGGATTTAGGGGTAGTTATGCTACGCAAGCTGCAGATATCACGTGCCCAAATGTCGCCCCGGGCTCCGCCTCGAATGTTTACCGCGCACACCATGATGGCCGGCTTAAATCGTGGCCTCCGGGAGAGAGCCGCCAAGCTCCCCTTCCTGTCACTGACTTTCCTTAAACTCAAGTCGAACTAGCCAACAAGAAAATCGCAGGTAACATTAATGATTCATGCCAGGAACATGAATACCGTACATGAGTCAATTCGTTCAACTGCGGCGGGTCGTTCAACTGCGGCGGGCGCTGTAGTCTCCCCGGTTGGAAGTGTTGAACCAGAGACGGTCGGGGACCTTTCCGTATTTCGAGTGCGTCCAACATTTCGAGATCCTACCGCGCTTTTTCGTGCCGACGCGGCAGGATTTTTGATTCAATATGCAGCTGCGTTTGTTTATCTTTTGGTAAGGAGCTCTACCAGCTGGTATCTGGCGGGCGCAATCGCATGAAAATAAGTGTTGATCAGGCTCTCAGTAGCACGCGGTCGAATCGGAATAGCCTTGTAATAGCAGTCGAAAATCTGCGTCACATTGCGTTGTGCTATGGCGATGGGATTGCTGCTCGAGTGCTCTACACTGCATGCCGCAGAATAGAATCCATTTTGCCAGACTCATTCGGTGCCCTAACGATCGAGCCGTCAGGATTGCGTGTCCAGGGGTGGGGCTGGGACGGTGAGGTTGAACAGACAAGAGTGCTTCCGGCTCTGTTGCTTCTTTGCGAGCCGCCCATTGATATTGGACAAACGAGAATCAGCGTGGCGGTTAGCGTGAACAAAACTCAATGTTTTCCCGGCTTCGACCACAAATATTGGGTTCCCGCTTGTTTCGAACAGTATAGATCAGACATGGAGATTGCTGTGGTGCTCTACGATGCTTTGAGCAGTAACCGCGTCGACTTGATGGAGTACCCGTTGAATGCGGTAGAGAGTAACGCCCGATGCCCGTACCACAGGATCCAGTTAAAGAGCATCCGATGTGGTACAAAGGTGATAGCAACAGAGAATATTCCGAGTGTCTTGGAGCGATTGCGCCTAACGCGTGCCTACGACCGATACTTGGTCCATGCGACGATAGATCGTCTGAAAACTCGTCCAGATACGAAGCTCGGTTGTGAAGTGTCAGCCTTGTCTGCTGTTGATGATATCTGGTGGACTTCGGTTCGGGACGAGCTGACCCGAAATCCATCTATTGCAGGACGCTTGGTCATCGAGATCAGGGAAGCGAGCGATCCGGAAAGCCGGCTACAGATGACTGGCTTCATCCTTGCTATGCAAAAACTCGGTTGC encodes the following:
- a CDS encoding trimeric intracellular cation channel family protein, whose translation is MSFADTEFSGYLMIFPPASDIIHILYFVAIVAEAMTAALAAGRREMDWIGVFLLGCITALGGGTVRDVFLNHYPLSWVENPSYLLVTGLSALATIPIARYMYHLRKMFLFLDAIGLVVFTVIGCQIASNLNLPLVVVVAAGVLTGCLGGVLRDILCNEVPLLFRSELYATVSVFTSLIYLIVPLLGVSHAISSLVAMALGLMLRLLAIRFNWCVPTFVYTKDPH
- a CDS encoding peptidoglycan D,D-transpeptidase FtsI family protein, giving the protein MSLTARYRRGTVGYLVLPAKKRSAKTSARNRQRVGLLIVAFAIGYAAIAVRLLQYGYFSESDATASIPRSPNIIASRPDILDRNGQLIATDINLISLYAEPRRVVDANEAIEKLASVVPDLDWADLHRKLTSDSGFQWIRRQLTPRQEAEIMRLGIPGIGFRPEKRRFYPGGPVASHIVGHVNIDNQGLAGIERYLDRQGLADLRGVGLTDPTQLEPVRLSIDLRVQSIVHNVVSDALRNYRAEAAGAVVIDVDTGEVLAMASVPDYDPNEPSRRLADGTIDRDYEKGWFNRMSNSAVEMGSTFKAFTLAMGIDAGVVNLNSVVDASRPLKMGGFIIRDFHGRGRPLTIREVFRYSSNIGTAKIADLVGLESHQQFLFRLGLLSKMQTELPEIASPAAPRNWKKINSATISFGHGLATTPLQTAAAAAALVNGGIFRHPTFIADSGRHHQITGRRVLQASTSAKVRELFWYNGTQGSGRNAQVAGFDVGGKTGTAEKVIDGKYAKNLNFNTFLAAFPMHRPRYLVLSIIDAPLSGERGGRLAAFNAAPMVRDIIARAAPLLGVRPSFGNPQAYPLMNY
- a CDS encoding LysR family transcriptional regulator; the protein is MVDWEDLRFFSAFAHHGSITATAKALRVDHTTVSRRITSLETSLSVKLVDRRPRSYVLTDMGRDVANFAEEMSRSAFALSRCAGSGQNGIEGDIVVSAPPSLLYSFIAPQISALQSQHPDVRLRLVGTMEAMSLSKGEADIAISLKRPSEATLVARRLGQLPYFLYADPAYPTRNGPPLYISYDDTMRESDHYRWLDDRLSADEVFMCSNDLRIQAAAAAGGCGVALLPAYLAAEHGLVRFDPLDPGVRIDVWLVIHEDVRDTPRIRVAMDFISESLKPLWRS
- a CDS encoding EAL domain-containing protein; amino-acid sequence: MEIRNLMSADFSYGQWEAKMHRHSDISNIGVVEIVKSAIADGRASFNVQSVHSVEPFDAVFYRECLATLQGTDGCHYGAGIFIPALEELGYCSLIDENVVRLALDELEIDPCAVLGCNISADNLRNRETWDLIAGQVRSRPTLASRLVLELTETRPLLDVTRSVNMLNEMRELGCRIALDDFGAGYASPQLLRLVDFDIVKIDRSFLQPTRRSCLDLDALAHLISFASCYSPVVVMEGVETIEDAQSAALCGATHLQGYGISLPVPVSANKTGFRGSYATQAADITCPNVAPGSASNVYRAHHDGRLKSWPPGESRQAPLPVTDFP
- a CDS encoding EAL domain-containing protein translates to MNKTQCFPGFDHKYWVPACFEQYRSDMEIAVVLYDALSSNRVDLMEYPLNAVESNARCPYHRIQLKSIRCGTKVIATENIPSVLERLRLTRAYDRYLVHATIDRLKTRPDTKLGCEVSALSAVDDIWWTSVRDELTRNPSIAGRLVIEIREASDPESRLQMTGFILAMQKLGCGVSFSGYGSGTACQR